From a single Desulfobulbaceae bacterium genomic region:
- the gmk gene encoding guanylate kinase, with product MSKGRLFIISAPSGAGKTTILRPVLAELAAISFSVSHTTRAPRPGEQNGIDYHFVSKEEFVQLEQKGDFLEWAEVHGNYYGTSKTAVREQLSQGIDTILDIDVQGASQLRALANLPATYIFIAPPSLAVLKQRLSDRKTESAETLAIRLENAVNELKSANLYDYIIVNDLLEEAIQIMKAIIIEKRAASRRRIDGSALTLNF from the coding sequence ATGAGCAAAGGCAGACTTTTTATTATCTCCGCCCCATCAGGTGCCGGGAAAACCACAATTTTACGCCCTGTTCTGGCTGAACTTGCAGCAATCTCTTTTTCCGTTTCTCACACGACAAGAGCACCAAGACCAGGCGAACAAAACGGCATAGACTATCATTTTGTTTCCAAAGAAGAGTTTGTACAGTTAGAACAAAAGGGTGATTTTCTTGAATGGGCCGAGGTACATGGCAACTATTACGGAACCAGTAAAACAGCGGTGAGAGAGCAGCTTAGCCAGGGCATTGATACTATTTTAGATATCGACGTGCAGGGGGCTTCACAGCTTCGCGCCTTGGCTAATTTACCCGCAACCTACATTTTTATTGCCCCACCCTCTTTGGCTGTTTTAAAACAACGGCTGTCAGACCGTAAAACCGAGTCAGCCGAGACCCTTGCCATTCGTCTTGAAAATGCTGTCAACGAATTGAAGAGCGCCAACCTATACGATTATATTATTGTTAATGATCTCCTTGAAGAGGCCATTCAGATTATGAAGGCCATCATTATTGAAAAAAGGGCGGCTTCCAGACGGAG
- a CDS encoding YicC family protein, whose protein sequence is MKKILSMTGFGRGEAGNPDRRWNVEIRSVNHKFCDVKIKIARKYMALEEKIKKQVTSLFTRGHFEITVTVSGTQAETVALTPNLALAKAYHDSLITIKNELGLSQAPDLKTIADFKDVITYEEVPEDMDHVWSELSLALDDALDSLLKMRSDEGQALKNDLMERIDSFSQTIQSIEKHIPDLIIQRKAALEERLINLLGTVDMDPTRFNQEVAILADKSDVTEELVRLNSHIMQFKSFMVSEEAVGRRLDFLLQEFLREINTMASKISDATILHKTVDLKNEVEKIREQAANIE, encoded by the coding sequence ATGAAAAAAATATTAAGCATGACTGGCTTTGGCCGTGGCGAAGCCGGCAACCCGGATAGACGGTGGAATGTTGAAATTCGCTCGGTTAACCATAAATTCTGCGATGTTAAGATTAAAATCGCCAGAAAGTATATGGCCCTTGAAGAGAAGATTAAGAAACAGGTCACTTCACTGTTTACCCGAGGCCACTTTGAAATCACGGTCACCGTATCCGGCACACAAGCTGAGACTGTTGCCCTGACGCCGAATTTAGCCTTGGCAAAGGCGTATCATGACAGCCTTATAACTATAAAAAACGAACTTGGCTTGTCGCAGGCTCCTGACCTGAAAACGATTGCTGACTTTAAGGACGTTATCACCTACGAAGAGGTACCGGAAGATATGGATCATGTATGGTCGGAGCTCTCTTTGGCCCTCGACGATGCCCTGGATTCATTACTCAAAATGCGGTCCGACGAAGGACAGGCCTTAAAAAACGACCTCATGGAGCGGATCGATTCATTTTCACAAACGATACAATCGATCGAAAAACATATTCCTGATCTCATCATCCAAAGGAAGGCTGCCCTTGAAGAGCGCCTGATAAATCTACTTGGTACCGTCGATATGGATCCGACACGGTTTAATCAGGAGGTAGCGATTTTAGCTGACAAATCAGACGTCACCGAAGAACTGGTTCGGCTTAACAGCCACATTATGCAGTTCAAAAGCTTTATGGTGTCTGAAGAGGCAGTCGGACGGCGCCTTGATTTTTTATTGCAGGAATTTCTTCGTGAAATTAATACAATGGCATCTAAAATCAGCGACGCTACTATTTTGCATAAAACAGTTGATCTTAAAAATGAAGTTGAAAAAATTCGCGAGCAAGCGGCTAATATTGAGTGA
- the rfaE1 gene encoding D-glycero-beta-D-manno-heptose-7-phosphate kinase, with translation MLKRAIAAFGAANILVIGDLIIDHFIWGSVSRISPEAPVPVVNVTHDNLLLGGSANVLHNLYSLGAKAAICGVVGNDAMGDTIIELISKLPSPVDGVGKVSDRPTTIKTRIIARQQQVVRFDRENTGEVSGEFLDRIKAFITNKVSAFDAVIVSDYAKGIITPELMDHLRHELKKYPDTPLIIDPKPNNPDRFKGATIITPNNHEAEQISGISITDQTSLELAGQKLLDILNCKAVLITRGEAGMAIFERDKPTITIPTVAKEVFDVTGAGDTVIATLALGLAAKLSFHQAARLANYAAGIVVGKLGTATVTNKELLAQIDNKSTNQLTN, from the coding sequence ATATTAAAACGAGCTATTGCCGCTTTTGGCGCAGCCAATATCCTGGTGATTGGCGACCTTATTATCGATCATTTCATATGGGGAAGCGTTTCACGTATTTCACCTGAAGCCCCGGTGCCGGTTGTAAATGTTACCCATGACAACTTACTGCTTGGCGGCTCAGCCAATGTCCTCCACAACCTGTATAGCTTAGGCGCGAAAGCTGCAATATGCGGTGTAGTCGGCAATGATGCCATGGGTGATACCATTATAGAGTTAATCTCAAAACTTCCTTCGCCTGTTGATGGCGTTGGCAAGGTAAGTGACCGGCCGACAACCATAAAAACCAGAATTATTGCCCGACAACAGCAAGTAGTGCGGTTTGACCGGGAAAACACCGGAGAGGTCAGCGGTGAATTTCTTGATCGAATAAAGGCATTTATAACGAATAAGGTTAGCGCCTTTGACGCAGTTATTGTTTCCGATTATGCCAAAGGGATTATTACTCCAGAGCTTATGGATCATCTGCGCCATGAGTTAAAAAAATATCCTGATACCCCGTTGATTATCGACCCAAAGCCCAATAATCCAGACAGATTCAAGGGCGCAACTATAATTACTCCAAACAACCATGAGGCAGAACAGATTTCAGGCATTAGCATTACTGATCAGACCAGCCTGGAACTGGCGGGCCAAAAACTCCTGGATATCCTTAACTGCAAGGCAGTGCTCATTACCCGAGGCGAAGCTGGAATGGCAATTTTTGAAAGGGACAAGCCAACAATAACAATTCCAACTGTTGCTAAAGAGGTGTTTGATGTTACCGGCGCCGGTGATACCGTTATTGCTACACTTGCTCTTGGACTGGCAGCCAAGCTTTCATTTCATCAGGCGGCAAGGCTGGCAAATTATGCCGCTGGCATTGTTGTTGGCAAACTTGGCACAGCAACTGTTACCAACAAAGAGCTACTCGCCCAGATAGACAATAAATCAACCAATCAATTAACCAATTAA
- a CDS encoding DUF370 domain-containing protein, producing MDSKLINIGFGNSVASGRVIAVVHPKSSPMKKLKDTAKSSQKLIDVTEGRRTRSIIITDSNHVILSSVQPETLTMRFQPLSELTPDEEKS from the coding sequence ATGGATTCAAAGTTAATTAATATTGGGTTTGGAAATTCTGTGGCATCAGGTCGTGTAATTGCCGTTGTGCATCCAAAATCTTCACCGATGAAGAAATTAAAGGATACCGCCAAGAGCAGTCAAAAACTTATCGATGTGACTGAAGGCAGAAGGACGCGATCAATCATTATTACCGACTCTAATCATGTCATCCTTTCTTCTGTGCAGCCGGAAACATTAACGATGCGCTTCCAGCCCCTCTCAGAACTTACTCCAGATGAAGAGAAATCATGA